In Musa acuminata AAA Group cultivar baxijiao chromosome BXJ3-11, Cavendish_Baxijiao_AAA, whole genome shotgun sequence, one DNA window encodes the following:
- the LOC135653423 gene encoding COP1-interacting protein 7-like — translation MRLDARLDSAVFQLTPTRTRCDLVIIANGKTEKIATGLLNPFLAHLKAAQDQIDKGGYSIVLKPDLESDAAWFTKGTMERFVRFVSTPEVLERVSMIESEILQIENAIAIQGNDNLGLSTVEGHQMKSSGSTEGMKTSVDPNTEKAIILYKPGSQSNPPDSNGSSTQEANSRVQLLRVLETRKMVLQKEQGMAFARAAAAGFDVSNMEHLIPFAESFGASRLKKACFQFMELWKKKHETGQWLEVEAAVAMSTRSEFSALNGSGIIFAADYMIQKDHVDARSISGGDMITENDGKPDKQIPSDQKVPLGHLHEYFQGQFQHPTYPQCPMHSPPGHIFQPYSTQGMPYYQNHQGSVPCFYAPYPPTDDPRFNSSHRKVPKRQSMDNKDVQSETGSQDDTDQDTSDLEKEGSHGHKSHRRIGQAGKKKSGVVAIRNINYILSKKLGAGEFESESQSASEPEAVEQSKEVHSDMRESKHKHKHSSRTSKEEEGRTKSEENSDPYDNDNAVYREEQDSGNWQAFQNFLLRAEEKSRTADEDMLMGGKGPSSKRKQGKGEADPIVSTEKDYGVFHDRRTVGFHSANGKANRMKQAASDDRFLISGYRRDSIDNQFRKIESAGGAYRQMNSDEFMIYGQEKQFSNESSSDPLIDHVGERAGNAVKSSSRNITDESFVLPYRSISWDLGSDSVAAIDMVSEFPSTIQKTQGSYDKVKSQLSYEPDNLSMVPVHGLESASVGYNLAMDYDSKIPVGNAAKLETSNQEEPSVSTKKESKKSDKKLRATNDSVEKRRKDALVKKGVYSRLNPLTEAQKRAEKLRSYKADLQKMKKEREEEEIKRLEALKRERQKRIAARRSSFNVTQSPLTPQQTKARLPAKTSPSPYKGSKFSDTQPVSSSPLQKLPYRTSSVGSNNLQKVIKSSRLNGSNHGLTRSASSLPEKKESSRLMQEAKADSLRMKRLSDPKSSYTRHSPSVKTLAADQAPKRSIADESRKKITAVRQLDKNKSATLPGLRIRTIKSSSERVGKGTASKNPMQKGSGNKASHASDSIKGKLVNDKPPGNSDENPVIEKTVVLLESHVVSAPVVRQYKEIIGTKGISHGDGLGTGFSAIHAPPSPIVTGQLEDAGEGKSCEQPSSGEGVVPYPSNKPQKFSNSTTAEKPYQAPFARATSLKDPVITKSGPDGDLPASESEIVAMPAESKMKHVSGFENPNLGNQTHETHEKPRSKETKGFRKLLKFGRKSHSSASGEGNLQSDASSVGGQTVAAASSNDVSRAFSLLSPFRSKNSRKKQAA, via the exons ATGAGGCTGGACGCTCGGCTAGACTCGGCGGTGTTCCAGCTAACGCCTACTCGGACCAG GTGCGATCTGGTCATTATAGCAAATGGTAAGACAGAGAAGATTGCAACTGGCTTGTTGAATCCTTTTCTTGCCCATTTGAAAGCTGCACAGGATCAGATTGACAAGGGTGGCTATTCCATAGTTCTTAAACCAGACCTGGAAAGTGATGCAGCATGGTTCACCAAGGGCACCATGGAGAG GTTTGTTCGTTTCGTGAGCACGCCTGAGGTTCTAGAGCGTGTGTCAATGATAGAGTCTGAGATCTTGCAGATTGAGAATGCAATTGCCATTCAGGGCAATGATAATCTTGGCCTGAGCACT GTGGAAGGTCACCAAATGAAGTCATCAGGTTCCACAGAAG GTATGAAGACCTCAGTTGATCCTAACACAGAAAAGGCAATAATTCTTTATAAG CCTGGTTCACAATCAAATCCCCCAGATTCAAATGGATCCTCCACACAGGAGGCAAACTCAAG AGTTCAGCTTTTAAGAGTGCTCGAAACCCGTAAAATGGTACTGCAGAAAGAACAGGGAATGGCCTTTGCACGTGCTGCAGCAGCTGGGTTTGACGTGAGTAATATGGAACATTTGATACCATTTGCTGAAAGCTTTGGTGCCTCACGCTTAaa GAAAGCTTGCTTTCAATTTATGGAGCTATGGAAGAAAAAGCATGAGACTGGACAATGGCTTGAAGTTGAGGCTGCAGTAGCAATGTCAACACGGTCTGAATTTTCTGCTTTGAATGGCTCGGGCATCATATTTGCTGCAGATTATATGATACAAAAGGATCATGTGGATGCACGATCCATCTCTGGTGGTGATATGATCACAGAGAACGATGGAAAACCCG ATAAACAGATCCCTTCAGATCAAAAGGTGCCCTTGGGACACCTCCACGAGTATTTTCAAGGTCAATTTCAACATCCCACTTATCCACAATGCCCTATGCATTCTCCACCAGGTCATATTTTTCAACCTTATTCAACGCAAggaatgccttattatcagaaccATCAAGGGAGTGTCCCATGTTTTTATGCCCCATATCCTCCAACGGATGATCCTAGATTCAACAGTTCTCACAGAAAGGTACCAAAAAGGCAGTCAATGGATAATAAAGATGTTCAATCTGAGACAGGATCACAGGATGACACTGACCAAGATACATCAGATCTCGAGAAAGAAGGTTCTCATGGTCATAAATCTCATAGAAGAATTGGTCAGGCAGGAAAGAAAAAGTCTGGTGTAGTCGCCATTCGGAACATAAATTACATTTTGTCTAAGAAGCTTGGTGCAGGAGAATTCGAAAGTGAATCACAGTCTGCCTCTGAACCTGAAGCTGTAGAACAAAGTAAAGAAGTGCATTCTGATATGCGAGAAAGCAAGCACAAGCACAAGCACTCTTCAAGGACTTCAAAGGAGGAGGAGGGTCGAACAAAATCAGAAGAAAATTCTGATCCTTATGACAATGATAATGCTGTATATAGAGAAGAGCAAGATTCTGGAAATTGGCAAGCATTTCAGAATTTCTTACTAAGAGCTGAAGAGAAGTCAAGAACAGCTGATGAAGATATGCTCATGGGAGGAAAAGGGCCTTCATCAAAGAGGAAACAGGGTAAAGGTGAAGCTGATCCTATTGTTTCTACTGAGAAAGATTATGGTGTTTTTCATGACCGAAGGACAGTAGGATTTCATTCAGCTAATGGGAAGGCAAACCGAATGAAGCAAGCGGCTTCTGATGATCGATTTTTAATTTCAGGTTATAGAAGAGACTCAATAGACAATCAGTTCAGGAAAATAGAAAGTGCAGGAGGAGCATATCGGCAAATGAACAGTGATGAATTCATGATTTATGGACAAGAAAAGCAATTCAGCAATGAGAGTTCATCTGACCCACTCATTGATCATGTGGGTGAGCGTGCTGGTAATGCGGTCAAGAGTTCATCACGCAACATAACAGATGAATCCTTTGTgcttccatatagatcaatttcaTGGGATCTTGGATCAGACAGCGTAGCTGCTATTGACATGGTTTCTGAGTTCCCCTCAACCATTCAGAAAACTCAGGGTTCATATGATAAGGTCAAAAGCCAACTTAGCTATGAGCCAGATAATCTATCAATGGTTCCTGTGCATGGATTGGAAAGTGCATCTGTAGGTTATAATCTGGCTATGGATTATGATTCTAAGATTCCTGTTGGAAATGCTGCCAAGCTGGAAACCAGTAACCAAGAGGAACCCTCAGTGAGCACTAAAAAAGAATCAAAGAAATCAGACAAGAAGTTAAGAGCGACAAATGATAGTGTGGAGAAAAGGAGGAAGGATGCACTGGTGAAGAAAGGGGTATACTCAAGGCTTAACCCTTTGACTGAAGCACAAAAGCGTGCAGAAAAGCTGCGGTCTTATAAAGCTGATCTTCAGAAAATGAAGAAAGAAAGG GAAGAGGAAGAGATAAAGCGTTTGGAAGCTTTGAAAAGAGAGAGACAAAAGAGAATAGCTGCAAGAAGAAGTAGTTTTAATGTCACCCAGTCACCATTGACTCCACAGCAGACAAAAGCCCGCTTACCAGCAAAGACTTCGCCAAGTCCTTACAAAGGATCAAAGTTTAGTGATACACAGCCTGTTTCTTCTTCACCTTTGCAAAAATTGCCATATAGGACATCTTCAGTTGGGTCCAACAATCTTCAGAAAGTTATCAAATCCAGCAGATTAAATGGCAGTAATCATGGATTAACCCGATCAGCGTCTTCATTGCCTGAGAAAAAAGAAAGTAGCAGGCTCATGCAAGAAGCAAAGGcagattctcttcgaatgaagagACTCTCTGATCCAAAAAGCAGCTACACTCGCCATTCTCCCTCGGTGAAGACTTTGGCTGCTGATCAGGCACCTAAGAGAAGCATAGCTGATGAGTCTCGGAAAAAGATTACTGCAGTTAGGCAACTGGACAAAAATAAGTCAGCAACTCTGCCAGGGCTTAGAATTAGAACAATAAAATCTTCATCTGAAAGAGTTGGAAAGGGAACAGCTAGCAAAAACCCCATGCAGAAAGGGAGTGGAAACAAAGCTTCTCATGCTTCTGATAGCATTAAAGGAAAATTGGTCAATGATAAACCACCTGGCAACAGCGATGAGAATCCAGTGATCGAGAAGACTGTCGTGTTACTTGAAAGTCATGTGGTCAGTGCTCCTGTTGTCCGGCAATATAAAGAGATAATAGGCACAAAAGGGATATCACATGGAGATGGGTTGGGTACAGGATTTTCAGCTATTCATGCTCCACCATCACCTATTGTTACAGGTCAGCTAGAGGATGCTGGTGAAGGCAAGTCGTGTGAACAGCCAAGCTCCGGTGAG GGGGTTGTTCCTTACCCGAGTAATAAGCCTCAGAAGTTCTCAAACTCGACCACAGCAGAAAAGCCATATCAAGCCCCTTTTGCCAGAGCAACTTCCTTGAAGGATCCAGTTATCACTAAATCTGGGCCTGATGGAGATCTACCTGCATCAGAATCTGAAATAGTTGCCATGCCAGCTGAGAGTAAGATGAAACATGTATCTGGATTTGAGAACCCAAACTTGGGGAATCAAACTCATGAAACACATGAGAAGCCTCGAAGCAAGGAAACAAAAGGTTTCAGAAAGTTGCTAAAATTTGGTCGAAAGAGCCACAGCTCAGCTTCAGGTGAAGGTAATCTCCAGTCAGATGCTTCATCTGTTGGCGGTCAAACAGTTGCTGCTGCTTCATCCAATGACG